The following proteins are encoded in a genomic region of Sesamum indicum cultivar Zhongzhi No. 13 linkage group LG8, S_indicum_v1.0, whole genome shotgun sequence:
- the LOC105168974 gene encoding Golgi apparatus membrane protein-like protein ECHIDNA, whose product MDLNPPPGENYGHPQICFFHVFFKGAALAFYILSALFVNSFVIIFVVTVLLAALDFWVVKNVSGRILVGLRWWNEIDEGGESVWKFECLDQESMARINKKDSWLFWWTLYLTAVLWIFFAIFSLVRLQADYLLVVGVCLTLSIANIVGFTKCRKDAKKQLQAFATQTLATRFQSTIQSAFSVV is encoded by the exons ATGGATCTGAATCCG CCTCCAGGGGAGAATTATGGTCATCCACAGATATGCTTCTTCCATGTGTTTTTTAAG GGTGCTGCATTGGCATTTTATATTCTATCAGCTCTCTTTGTCAACAGTTTTGTCATCATATTTGTGGTCACTGTACTTCTAGCTGCTCTTGATTTTTGGGTGGTCAAGAATGTCAGTGGACGCATCTTGGTGGGCCTTAGATGGTGGAATGAAATAGATGAGGGTGGTGAAAGTGTGTGGAAATTTGAATGCCTTGACCAAGAG TCAATGGCTCGGATCAACAAGAAGGATTCATGGCTGTTCTGGTGGACTTTATACCTTACA GCAGTATTATGGATCTTTTTTGCCATATTCTCTCTTGTTAGGCTGCAAGCTGATTATTTGCTTGTTGTTGGTGTATGTTTGACCCTTAGCATTGCCAATATTGTTGGGTTTACTAAATGCCGTAAAG ATGCCAAGAAGCAGCTTCAAGCATTTGCTACGCAGACCCTAGCCACTCGTTTCCAATCAACCATTCAATCAGCGTTTAGCGTTGTTTGA
- the LOC105168973 gene encoding AP-3 complex subunit mu: MLQCIFLLSDSGEVMLEKQLTGHRVDRSICAWFWDQILTQGDSLKLVPVIASPTHYLFQVVREGITFLACTQVEMPPLMAIEFLCRVADVLSDYLDGLNEDLIKDNFVIVYELLDEMIDNGFPLTTEPNILREMIAPPNLVSKVLSVVTGNTSNMSNTLPGATSSCVPWRKTDLKHTSNEVYVDLVEEMDATISRDGTLVKCEIYGEVQVNSHLSGLPDLTLSFANPSILNDVRFHPCVRLRPWEANQILSFVPPDGQFKLMSYRVKKLKNTPIYVKPQLTSDLGTCRISVLVGIRNDPGKAIDSITVQFRLPPCVVSSDLSSNHGAVNVLADKTCSWTIGRIPKDKAPSMSGTLVLETGVERLHVFPTFQVSFRIMGVALSGLKIDKLELLNLPSRPYKGFRALTRAGEFQVRS; this comes from the exons ATGTTGCAGTGCATATTTCTTCTATCAGATTCCGG GGAGGTGATGCTGGAAAAACAGCTCACGGGTCATCGGGTTGACCGCTCGATATGTGCATGGTTCTGGGACCAAATACTTACTCAAGGTGACTCTTTGAAG CTTGTACCCGTTATTGCTTCACCCACTCACTACCTATTTCAAGTGGTTCGTGAGGGGATCACATTTTTGGCTTGCACCCAAGTTGAGATGCCACCTTTGATGGCAATTGAG TTCCTTTGCAGGGTAGCTGATGTTCTTTCAGATTATTTGGATGGATTGAACGAAGATCTGATTAaggataattttgttattgtttatGAG cTTCTGGATGAGATGATAGACAATGGGTTTCCTCTAACTACTGAACCTAACATCCTGAGGGAAATGATAGCTCCACCAAATCTTGTGAGCAAGGTTTTGAGTGTTGTCACCGGTAACACCTCCAATATGAGCAACACACTGCCGGGTGCAACATCATCTTGTGTTCCATGGAGAAAAACAGACCTTAAGCATACCAGCAATGAAGTTTATGTCGATCTTGTGGAAGAAATGGATGCCACTATAAGCAG AGATGGAACTTTGGTAAAATGTGAGATATATGGTGAAGTTCAAGTAAATTCTCATCTATCAGGTCTCCCTGATCTCACACTGTCATTTGCGAACCCTTCAATTCTTAATGATGTGAGGTTTCACCCTTGTGTTAGACTTCGACCATGGGAAGCAAACCAAATTCTATCCTTTGTGCCACCTGATGGACAATTCAAGCTTATGAGTTACAG GGTaaagaagttgaaaaatacTCCAATTTATGTGAAGCCACAACTGACCTCTGATTTGGGGACATGTCGTATAAGTGTGTTAGTTGGAATACGAAATGATCCTGGAAAGGCAATTGACTCCATAACAGTTCAATTCCGACTACCTCCTTGTGTTGTGTCATCTGACCTTTCTTCAAATCATGGAGCAGTAAATGTTCTTGCTGACAAG ACCTGCTCGTGGACTATTGGACGAATCCCAAAAGATAAGGCTCCATCAATGTCAGGTACCTTGGTGCTTGAAACAGGCGTAGAACGGCTTCATGTGTTTCCCACTTTTCAAGTGTCTTTCAGGATTATGGGTGTCGCTCTCTCTGgcttaaaaatagataaactGGAGTTACTAAATTTACCTTCACGTCCATATAAAGGTTTCCGAGCTCTTACACGAGCAGGTGAATTTCAAGTAAGATCATAA
- the LOC105168975 gene encoding galactinol synthase 2 has protein sequence MAPEIVNSKAGRDGGAELMIINRNAARNAYVTFLAGDGDYVKGVVGLAKGLRKVGAAFPLVVAVLPDVPAEHRRVLVEQGCLLRDIELVFPPSTGKESPFVRPYFAVNYCKLRLWEFVEYNKMIYMDADIQVFHNIDHLFDLPSGCFYGVADCLCEMYDTPCEQKLRWPEVLGPQPSFYLNGGMFIFEPNLNTYDQLLGALEITPSTPFAEQDFLNMFFRDVSKPIPPIYNLLVAMLWRHPQWVDDLDNVKVVHYCVAGSKPWRYTGKEENMDRADIKMLVERWWDIYNDEALDFTTDVRSVPAGGGGGVPERAKLASTLGEAEVVVHYISASSAA, from the exons ATGGCTCCTGAAATCGTGAACTCCAAAGCAGGCAGAGACGGCGGAGCTGAGCTGATGATAATCAACAGGAATGCGGCCAGGAATGCGTACGTCACCTTCTTGGCCGGTGATGGTGACTATGTGAAAGGGGTTGTAGGTTTGGCCAAGGGTCTGAGGAAGGTCGGAGCTGCTTTCCCTCTTGTCGTGGCGGTTTTGCCTGACGTTCCGGCTGAGCACCGCCGTGTCCTGGTGGAGCAAGGGTGTCTCCTCCGTGATATCGAACTGGTTTTCCCTCCCTCCACCGGTAAGGAGAGCCCTTTTGTCAGACCCTATTTTGCTGTCAACTACTGCAAGCTCCGGCTTTGGGAG TTTGTGGAGTACAACAAAATGATATACATGGATGCAGACATCCAAGTGTTCCATAACATTGATCACCTCTTCGACTTGCCTAGTGGCTGTTTCTATGGTGTGGCGGACTGCCTGTGCGAGATGTATGACACACCTTGTGAGCAGAAGCTCCGGTGGCCGGAAGTGCTCGGGCCTCAACCGTCTTTCTATCTGAATGGTGGCATGTTCATCTTCGAGCCTAATCTCAACACTTATGATCAACTGCTTGGCGCCCTTGAAATCACCCCTTCCACACCGTTTGCTGAGCAG GACTTCCTCAACATGTTCTTCAGAGACGTCTCGAAGCCAATTCCTCCCATTTACAACTTGTTGGTAGCAATGTTGTGGCGCCACCCGCAGTGGGTCGATGATCTCGACAACGTAAAAGTGGTCCACTACTGCGTAGCCGGGTCGAAGCCGTGGAGGTACACTGGAAAAGAGGAGAACATGGACCGGGCAGATATCAAGATGCTGGTGGAGAGATGGTGGGACATCTACAACGACGAGGCCTTGGACTTCACAACCGACGTTCGTTCTGTACCTGCtggcggtggtggtggggtACCAGAACGTGCGAAATTGGCATCGACACTAGGGGAGGCGGAGGTGGTGGTGCACTATATCTCGGCTTCGTCGGCAGCGTAG